The nucleotide sequence AGCGGTGGTGGGTGGCGGCATCATGTCCGGCGGCTTCACCGAGGGGAACCACGCGGTTCTCCACAGCGGAAAGGAAACTCGGCTGAAACGGCTTTGACCGAAGCCCTGAGTTACCAAAAAAAACTTCACCCCGAAAGGCCGTGTGATTAAACCAAAAACGAGACATGAATATCTATCTCCCTACACTGCTGCACTTGCCCATGGTGACTGTCGTTATTAGCTAACGATTTTCCAATGAGTTATGTCTGTGTCGCCAGGGGTGGGAGGGGTGTGTCGAGGTTGTCGGCGTAGGCGCGGACGAGCTCCGCCTCGAAAGTGTCGATTTGGGCATTAGACAGGACTGTCTTTGTACAGGCGAGGAGGAATTGTTTTTTCAGGGGGGGGCCGAGTTTAGAAAGTTTCTCCAAGGCAGTGTCCATGGAGGCGATGGAACATTGTTCCAGTGGCAAAATCGGATAACGGTCGTGGACATCGAGGACCTTCCATCCATGTGCGTATGCCCGGTTGATTTCAGCTTCCCCGCTTCCGCCCACATGTGCGAGGCAAGAGATCAATATCCGGCATTCCGAGCTCGCGGCATCCAGGGAGAGTAATTCCACCCGTGGCGGGGGAATGAGTTTAAAGAAAATGTCCAAGTGGCGGAGGAGGGTCCGTTCCAGACAGAACTCCAGAAAGTCCACCTGCTTATCGGCGGCGATGATCTGCGCAATTTGCGTACGGAAAACCTTATACTGGTCCGGGCTCAGTTGTTTCAGGGACGGAATACAGAGATCAAGCAAGGGTAAACGCTGGTCGATCTTGAGGGTTTGAAAATCGGACTCTAGGGACTGGAACTCAGCCAGGAGCGGTGCATCCACGATTCCCATGAGTAACTCATCCTTGCCCTCGGTGGAATAATTTTCTCCTGTCAGCAGGAGGTGGATCACCACGGCCCGGGCGGAAAAGGCATTGGTCGTCGCTGAGAGGATACCCGCTGGTAATGCGTCCATGTATCCCCCGGCAAAATCCAAATGTTTCGACTGGGCTGTAGCTGATTGAGCCATTTGCTCCATGGCACCCCGGTGACTGGGGGCACTTCCACTGAGCATGGATACACCGAGAACTGCATTGAGCCCCGAATCATTCGTTGCGAGGCCTCCCGCTGAGGATAATCTAGCTGAATCTGGCTGGGCATGACTTTTCACTCCTGCATCAAGGGTCGAGGCTTGTTTATCATCGAGCTGGATATTTGCGCCTGCAATCGCTCGGATCCTGTCTTCCAATGGTGGATGTGTGGCAAAAAGCCCGGACCAGAAACCAGTCAGGCTGCTGGAGAAAAAGAGGTGGCTGGCTTCAGAGGCATGAACCGAAGCGACCCGCGAACCGACCCCGCCCGTCATGATTTTTTTGAGTGCCCCGGCGATTCCTTTCGGGTTCCGGGTGAATTGCACGGCTGAAGCATCAGCGAGGAATTCGCGTTGGCGGGAAACGGCTGCTTTGATCATATTGGCAAAAAAGATCCCGACATAACCGATAATATAAATAGCGACTCCTAATAAGATCACAGCCAAGACCACGGCCATTCCGCCGCCCTTATCGCGGGAGCTGCTCGATCCCCGCGACATAGAGCCTGAAAACCGGAAAAAGAGATATCCGACCATTGCGATCAGGAGGATTCCATTAAGTAAGCCCATGAGCCGGATATTGAGTTTCATATCGCCATTGAGTATGTGGGAGAATTCATGGGCGACGACGCCTTGCAATTCATCCCGCGATAAAGTCTGGATACATCCGCGGGTCACGCCGACGACACAATCGCTGATGGTATTTCCTGCGGCGAATGCGTTAATCGACTCGTCTTCAAGGAGATAGATATCTGGGATCGGTATCCCCGAGGCGATGGCCATTTCCTCGACGACATTGAGCAATTTGCGTTCATCCGGGTCACTGGAG is from Verrucomicrobiota bacterium and encodes:
- a CDS encoding M48 family metallopeptidase, with protein sequence MDFFEHQERARKKTGQYLALFVFAVLLINIIIYFLAVFALSYAASSQHPPGEPAPSAQIALWNPSLFLMTSVSVTVLIGLGSLYKIHELSQGGGKTVAEMLGGHLLARHSSDPDERKLLNVVEEMAIASGIPIPDIYLLEDESINAFAAGNTISDCVVGVTRGCIQTLSRDELQGVVAHEFSHILNGDMKLNIRLMGLLNGILLIAMVGYLFFRFSGSMSRGSSSSRDKGGGMAVVLAVILLGVAIYIIGYVGIFFANMIKAAVSRQREFLADASAVQFTRNPKGIAGALKKIMTGGVGSRVASVHASEASHLFFSSSLTGFWSGLFATHPPLEDRIRAIAGANIQLDDKQASTLDAGVKSHAQPDSARLSSAGGLATNDSGLNAVLGVSMLSGSAPSHRGAMEQMAQSATAQSKHLDFAGGYMDALPAGILSATTNAFSARAVVIHLLLTGENYSTEGKDELLMGIVDAPLLAEFQSLESDFQTLKIDQRLPLLDLCIPSLKQLSPDQYKVFRTQIAQIIAADKQVDFLEFCLERTLLRHLDIFFKLIPPPRVELLSLDAASSECRILISCLAHVGGSGEAEINRAYAHGWKVLDVHDRYPILPLEQCSIASMDTALEKLSKLGPPLKKQFLLACTKTVLSNAQIDTFEAELVRAYADNLDTPLPPLATQT